A single genomic interval of Capricornis sumatraensis isolate serow.1 chromosome 11, serow.2, whole genome shotgun sequence harbors:
- the PLEKHF2 gene encoding pleckstrin homology domain-containing family F member 2: MVDRLANSEANTRRINIVENCFGAAGQPLTIPGRVLIGEGVLTKLCRKKPKARQFFLFNDILVYGNIVIQKKKYNKQHIIPLENVTIDSIKDEGDLRNGWLIKTPTKSFAVYAATATEKSEWMNHINKCVTDLLSKSGKTPSNEHAAVWVPDSEATVCMRCQKAKFTPVNRRHHCRKCGFVVCGPCSEKRFLLPSQSSKPVRICDFCYDLLSTGDMAACQPARSDSYSQSLKPPLNDVSDDDDDDDSSD, from the coding sequence ATGGTGGATCGCTTGGCAAACAGTGAAGCAAATACTAGACGTATAAATATAGTAGAAAACTGTTTTGGAGCAGCTGGCCAACCGTTAACTATACCTGGACGTGTTCTTATTGGTGAAGGCGTATTGACTAAGTTGTGCAGAAAAAAGCCCAAAGCAAGGcagtttttcttatttaatgatATTCTTGTATATGGCAATATTGTCatccagaagaaaaaatataacaaacaacATATTATTCCCCTGGAAAATGTCACAATTGATTCCATCAAAGATGAGGGAGACTTGAGAAATGGATGGCTGATCAAGACACCAACAAAATCATTTGCAGTTTATGCTGCCACTGCCACTGAGAAATCAGAATGGATGAATCATATAAATAAGTGTGTCACTGATTTACTCTCCAAAAGTGGGAAGACACCCAGTAATGAACATGCTGCCGTCTGGGTTCCTGACTCTGAGGCAACTGTATGTATGCGTTGTCAGAAAGCAAAATTCACACCTGTTAATCGTCGTCACCATTGCCGCAAATGTGGTTTTGTTGTCTGTGGGCCCTGCTCTGAAAAGAGATTTCTTCTTCCCAGCCAGTCCTCTAAGCCTGTGCGGATTTGTGACTTCTGCTATGACCTGCTTTCTACTGGGGACATGGCTGCGTGCCAGCCTGCTAGATCGGACTCTTACAGTCAGTCATTGAAGCCTCCTTTAAATGATGTatctgatgatgatgatgatgatgatagcagTGACTAA